The sequence below is a genomic window from Planctomycetota bacterium.
CAGCCGGTCGTGGCGGATCTGCCCGGTGGTGATCTTCGCGCCCTTGCCGTGCGCGATGCCGAAGTCGAGGTAGATCTGGCGCCCGCTCACGTTCCCGCCCCCGGGCTGCCGCGCGATCGTCGGCCCGTCGCTCACCGACTTCGCGCCCGTGTACCGCACGCCGTCGATCACCAGCGTGTTGTTGCTGTCCAGTTCCTCGGCCTTCGTATCCCCGATCATCGGCACCATCGACAGCGGCGCGAACGAGACCGCGGCGTCGCGCAGCGCGCCCTTCGTGAACCTGCGGTCCTTGTTCTCCACCAGCACCGCCCGCGTCTTGGGGTCGGTGAACGCCATGTACCACGCCTGCGTGTAGTTCGTGTTGAACCCCTGGCGGATCAACTCCGCCTGCTCCTCCTGCGAGATCACGCGCCACGCGTCCGCCCCGCGCACTTTCGTGTCGTTCCACACCTCCGACCCGCGCGCGGGCGACGACGGGCACAGCGCCTGCCCGGGCAGCCCGTACCCGCCGTTCACCATGTCCGCCACCCAGCCCGACTGGTCGAGCGCGCCGAAACTCCGGTACATCCGGTTGTCCCACCCGCCGCTGCTGAAGTACCCCTTGCTGTCGTTCGAGTAGCCCGCGAACGCCGTCACGAACTGGCGCAGTTGGGCAGCGCACTTCGTCGACTTCGCCGACTCGCGCGCACTCCCCAGCGACGGGAGCAGAATCCCGATCAGGAGCGCGATGATCGCGATGACCACCAGCAGCTCGATCAGCGTGAACCCGCCCACGCCATGTCGCGCCGGTCTCATCGCCGGCATTATGATGCCCGCGCCCCCGTGAATCCACATGCCCCGCTCTTTGCAGTGTGTGAAGAATCCGTAAAGCACCACAGGACCTCCACATGAACCCGATCCTCGTCCTTGCTCTGTTCGCCCTCGTGCCCCCGCCGCAGTCCGTCCCCGTCGTCCCGTGCGCCGCCCAGACCG
It includes:
- a CDS encoding prepilin-type N-terminal cleavage/methylation domain-containing protein, with the protein product MRPARHGVGGFTLIELLVVIAIIALLIGILLPSLGSARESAKSTKCAAQLRQFVTAFAGYSNDSKGYFSSGGWDNRMYRSFGALDQSGWVADMVNGGYGLPGQALCPSSPARGSEVWNDTKVRGADAWRVISQEEQAELIRQGFNTNYTQAWYMAFTDPKTRAVLVENKDRRFTKGALRDAAVSFAPLSMVPMIGDTKAEELDSNNTLVIDGVRYTGAKSVSDGPTIARQPGGGNVSGRQIYLDFGIAHGKGAKITTGQIRHDRLYANMGYADASVRVLNDFGKRDGLFGSTPQTLSNGWSVQVYDDIEGQIYGGWLTMSGLNW